The DNA window CGTGCTCGACGGAATCGTCGGCCTGCGCATCCGCGTGCTCCCCTGAGTCAGGCGGGTTCGACGCCGGCCATGACGCCCGGCGCCACGAACAGGCTGCTGTCCTGCAGGCACACCGCCGTGCCGGCCGGCGCCTTGCGCGGCTTGCGCACGTAGCGCTTCTCCGTGTGGATCACCGGCACGAGACCCGCGTGGCGCGCCTTGCTGTGCAGGGCGGCCAGGGCCGCCGCCTTGGCCAGGACGGTGCGGGGCACCTGCTCCGGCCTGCCGGCCGTGCGCAGGATCACGTGGC is part of the bacterium genome and encodes:
- a CDS encoding DUF814 domain-containing protein, with translation ADHPDLAPEPDERPRRRTPEEPARPFRRYLIDGRWEVWIGRSNTENDELTHRAAHNRDIWLHAQGVPGSHVILRTAGRPEQVPRTVLAKAAALAALHSKARHAGLVPVIHTEKRYVRKPRKAPAGTAVCLQDSSLFVAPGVMAGVEPA